Proteins encoded within one genomic window of Pirellulales bacterium:
- a CDS encoding serine/threonine-protein kinase, whose translation MERKKKNFRTCVLTSGLVTPAELDQVIVALWTERSGGRSAAQVEIAEQELADRLVAENKLTPYQAKQLLSGLTKLKLGQYRILEPIGHGGMGEVFKAEHTIMGRIVAVKVLPLHKSTPAATASFMHEIRSQARLQHVNLVQAYDAGHDGNVYYLVTEYVPAIDLRKYVRIHGPLTMKAAATIITQAAKGLGHAHEQGLIHRDVKPGNLLVTPEGITKVSDLGLAAWLNDTETDPRAGKIVGTADYLSPEQILTPRQVTAASDVYSLGCTLYYAVTGKVPYTGGGTRDKTRRHLEDMPLHPRRLNPDLSDAFVEVIAAMMDKNVAQRIQTAAEVVRRLAPWAEDRVDTPPAIGNPMERELLPFSSTIPLTEESDGGEPFSALPETDWQLEESLSQGSQATEPFAALSEETIPDKSDYWLAPPRRKWSQDWLLYSAAALAIIVLLMVLIHILFK comes from the coding sequence GTGGAACGCAAAAAGAAAAATTTCCGCACGTGCGTCCTGACCAGCGGCCTGGTGACCCCGGCCGAGCTGGACCAGGTGATTGTCGCACTGTGGACCGAACGCAGCGGCGGGCGGAGCGCCGCGCAGGTCGAAATTGCCGAACAGGAATTGGCCGACAGGCTCGTTGCCGAAAACAAACTCACGCCCTATCAGGCCAAGCAACTGCTTTCCGGCTTAACCAAGTTGAAGCTTGGGCAATATCGCATCTTGGAACCGATTGGCCACGGCGGCATGGGGGAGGTGTTCAAGGCGGAACACACAATCATGGGGCGGATTGTGGCGGTGAAAGTGCTGCCGCTTCACAAATCGACGCCGGCCGCCACCGCCAGCTTCATGCACGAAATTCGCTCTCAGGCCCGGTTGCAGCACGTCAATTTGGTCCAAGCGTACGATGCCGGCCACGACGGCAACGTGTATTACCTGGTCACTGAATATGTGCCCGCCATCGATTTGCGAAAATATGTGCGCATCCATGGCCCGCTCACCATGAAGGCGGCCGCCACGATCATCACGCAGGCGGCGAAGGGGTTGGGGCACGCCCACGAACAGGGGCTGATCCATCGCGACGTGAAGCCGGGAAATTTGCTGGTCACGCCCGAGGGCATCACCAAAGTTTCGGATTTGGGATTGGCCGCCTGGCTGAACGATACCGAGACCGATCCGCGGGCGGGGAAAATCGTGGGGACGGCCGATTATTTATCGCCGGAGCAAATACTCACGCCGCGCCAGGTGACGGCCGCCAGCGATGTGTATTCGCTGGGTTGCACGTTGTATTACGCGGTGACCGGCAAGGTACCCTACACCGGCGGGGGCACGCGTGACAAAACCCGGCGGCACTTGGAAGACATGCCGCTGCATCCGCGGCGGTTGAATCCCGATTTGAGCGACGCCTTTGTGGAAGTGATTGCGGCCATGATGGACAAAAACGTGGCCCAGCGCATTCAGACGGCCGCCGAAGTGGTCCGCCGGTTGGCGCCGTGGGCGGAGGATCGTGTCGATACGCCGCCAGCGATCGGCAACCCCATGGAACGCGAATTGCTCCCCTTCTCCTCGACCATTCCCCTCACGGAGGAATCCGACGGCGGCGAACCATTTTCCGCGCTGCCGGAAACCGATTGGCAATTGGAAGAAAGTTTAAGCCAGGGCTCGCAAGCGACGGAGCCGTTTGCCGCCCTCTCGGAGGAAACGATACCGGACAAATCCGATTACTGGCTGGCGCCGCCGCGACGCAAATGGTCGCAAGATTGGCTGCTTTACTCGGCCGCAGCGCTGGCCATTATTGTATTGTTGATGGTGCTGATTCACATCCTGTTCAAATAA
- a CDS encoding RNA pseudouridine synthase yields the protein MPLEILYEDNHLLAVAKPPGLPTQGAAAGGDGLVMQAKDYLRRKYRKPGNVYLGVVSRLDSPVSGVVVFARTSKAAARLNQQFRSRRVEKLYWAWVEGKIDPPAAECVDWLAKDERHQRIVTVSQPAIGERGPSTKSAAGRPQEARLKYRRLKALPDASLLEVMLETGRKHQIRVQLSVRGHPLIGDKKYGSGRLFAGGIALHCRRVVIEHPVKKTLLEITAPAPKSWKQFAV from the coding sequence GTGCCGCTCGAAATTCTCTACGAAGACAATCACTTGCTGGCTGTGGCCAAGCCGCCGGGTTTGCCGACGCAAGGCGCGGCGGCGGGGGGCGACGGCCTGGTGATGCAGGCCAAGGATTATTTGCGGCGCAAATACCGCAAGCCGGGCAACGTATATTTGGGGGTCGTTAGCCGGCTCGATTCGCCGGTCAGCGGCGTGGTTGTTTTTGCCCGCACGTCGAAGGCGGCCGCCCGGCTCAATCAGCAATTTCGCAGCCGGCGAGTGGAAAAATTGTACTGGGCCTGGGTGGAAGGAAAAATCGACCCCCCGGCCGCCGAGTGTGTCGACTGGCTGGCGAAGGATGAACGACACCAGCGAATTGTAACCGTTTCACAGCCCGCGATAGGCGAACGTGGACCATCAACAAAATCGGCGGCCGGCCGGCCGCAGGAGGCCCGGCTGAAATACCGCCGTCTGAAAGCATTGCCTGATGCCAGCTTACTGGAAGTGATGCTGGAAACGGGACGAAAACATCAAATTCGAGTACAATTATCTGTGCGGGGCCATCCGTTAATTGGAGATAAAAAGTACGGATCGGGCCGGTTATTTGCCGGGGGCATCGCCCTGCATTGTCGCCGGGTCGTGATTGAACATCCGGTCAAAAAAACGCTGCTGGAAATCACCGCCCCAGCGCCAAAATCGTGGAAACAGTTCGCCGTGTAA